In Rattus norvegicus strain BN/NHsdMcwi chromosome 1, GRCr8, whole genome shotgun sequence, a genomic segment contains:
- the Nsmce3 gene encoding non-structural maintenance of chromosomes element 3 homolog: MLQKPRGRGRPSTQGDRERDWGGSGEEAPSTSRGAGGTSQGSRASLSAPTVGPRTQKQLELKVAELVQFLLIKDQKKIPIKRTDILKHVVGDYRDVYPNLLKLAAERLQYVFGYKLVELEPKSHTYILINALEPVEEDAEVRGDQGTPTSGLLMIVLGLIFMKGNTITETEVWDFLRRLGVYPTKKHLIFGDPKKLITEDFVRQRYLEYRRIPHTDPVDYELQWGPRTNLETSKMKVLKFVAKVHNQDPKDWPAQYCEALADEESRARPAASGLATSS, from the coding sequence ATGCTGCAGAAACCGAGGGGCCGCGGCCGGCCCAGCACTCAGGGTGATCGGGAGCGGGACTGGGGAGGCTCTGGCGAGGAAGCGCCGAGCACGTCCCGCGGCGCGGGCGGCACCTCTCAGGGCTCCCGCGCTTCCCTGTCGGCCCCCACCGTGGGGCCGCGCACACAGAAGCAGCTAGAGCTGAAGGTGGCCGAACTGGTGCAGTTCCTGCTGATTAAGGACCAGAAGAAGATCCCGATCAAGCGCACCGACATCCTGAAGCACGTGGTGGGAGACTACCGGGACGTGTACCCCAATCTTCTGAAGCTGGCCGCCGAGCGCCTGCAGTACGTGTTCGGGTACAAGCTGGTGGAACTGGAGCCCAAGAGCCACACCTACATCCTCATCAACGCGCTGGAGCCGGTGGAGGAGGATGCTGAGGTGAGAGGCGATCAGGGTACACCCACCTCGGGCCTGCTTATGATAGTCCTCGGGCTTATCTTCATGAAAGGCAACACCATCACCGAGACTGAAGTCTGGGACTTTCTCCGACGGCTCGGAGTGTATCCCACTAAGAAGCATTTAATTTTTGGCGACCCAAAGAAACTCATTACCGAAGACTTTGTGCGGCAGCGCTATTTGGAGTACCGGAGGATACCCCACACCGATCCTGTGGACTATGAACTACAGTGGGGCCCGCGAACCAACCTGGAAACCAGCAAGATGAAAGTTCTTAAGTTCGTGGCCAAAGTCCATAATCAGGACCCCAAAGACTGGCCGGCACAATACTGCGAGGCTTTGGCAGATGAGGAGAGTAGGGCCAGACCTGCAGCTAGTGGTCTAGCCACATCCTCTTGA